One Candidatus Thorarchaeota archaeon genomic window carries:
- a CDS encoding TIGR00341 family protein, with translation MKLVQIVLPYDKTESIYNFLVEAMEVVNIQRIDVGTAHLLFFRVPDDLVSDMVEALKSRGLGIEYGLIDVIDTKVSLPGDIKEESTDEKFQREATLAVEEIYRNVKKQASLSFDFVAFVILAALMAGVGLIQNNVTIIVASMLLSPLMGPMLGVALGHVVGDKGLFIKGTRNELFALALSFAVGAIMAMLMPFLSPGPPSLMTIVENDWNSQVLTEITRRGGFSALDVGVAIFSGAAVAVSVTRGDMSSLVGVAISAALMPPAVNVGMMITLGAISGSAIGIHIGVGSLMLLIMNIIIIDVAAIIMFRIKKIGVLSDKAVDWVQVSHFRDTGQSLYHHQSTKPKETTFTPASSSSSPPKTTPTEKRADGEG, from the coding sequence GATAAGACTGAGAGCATCTATAATTTCCTTGTTGAGGCAATGGAAGTTGTGAACATTCAGCGTATTGATGTGGGCACGGCTCACCTCCTATTCTTCCGTGTTCCCGACGACCTTGTTTCCGACATGGTGGAGGCTCTCAAGAGTAGGGGTCTTGGTATAGAGTATGGCCTGATCGACGTTATTGATACGAAGGTCTCTCTCCCTGGTGATATCAAAGAAGAATCAACAGACGAGAAGTTTCAACGAGAGGCAACTCTTGCTGTTGAAGAGATCTATCGCAACGTCAAGAAGCAGGCATCTCTGAGTTTTGACTTTGTTGCATTTGTCATCCTAGCTGCACTGATGGCCGGTGTTGGTCTCATTCAGAACAACGTCACGATCATTGTTGCTTCGATGCTTCTCTCACCCCTGATGGGTCCCATGTTGGGAGTTGCACTTGGTCATGTGGTGGGTGATAAGGGCCTGTTTATCAAAGGCACGCGGAACGAACTGTTCGCACTTGCTCTCTCTTTTGCAGTCGGTGCGATCATGGCGATGTTGATGCCTTTCCTCTCTCCGGGGCCGCCCTCCCTAATGACCATTGTCGAGAATGACTGGAACTCTCAAGTCCTCACCGAGATAACTCGTCGAGGTGGATTTTCCGCACTTGATGTCGGTGTTGCGATCTTCTCAGGGGCAGCAGTGGCAGTCTCTGTGACTCGTGGTGACATGTCATCACTTGTCGGTGTCGCAATATCCGCCGCCCTCATGCCTCCTGCTGTCAACGTTGGCATGATGATTACTCTGGGCGCGATCAGCGGTTCCGCTATTGGAATTCATATCGGGGTTGGTTCTCTAATGCTCCTGATTATGAACATCATTATCATCGACGTGGCGGCCATCATCATGTTCCGAATAAAGAAGATCGGGGTCTTGTCTGATAAGGCCGTGGACTGGGTTCAGGTCTCTCACTTCCGAGACACTGGTCAGTCACTGTACCATCATCAGTCTACTAAACCTAAAGAGACCACATTTACCCCCGCCTCTTCGTCCTCTTCCCCTCCCAAAACTACGCCAACAGAAAAGCGGGCCGACGGCGAAGGATAG
- a CDS encoding site-specific DNA-methyltransferase: MEQSTIPDFDSQGGAMSDDWTFERASTNYMTHGLHPYPARMIPQIARKLILRYSKSGETVWDPFCGSGTVLVESMLLERRSIGTDLNPFAIFLSKVKTTPIEPDLLSITSRKIIEQVLSLKPGDIEAPVPPMHNIDYWFKKYVQNDLAQILAVINGIEDSDLRDFFRLCFASTVRDVSNMKRGEFKIVRMRKEKLDRFQPEVAAIFAKHVQRCVPLMKSFHAALADKEVSTPEIFEVDNRVAPIAPRSVDLVVTSPPYGDSATTVAYGQYSKYLALLLGLEHEDVVSVDKRSLGGSNKHDHANGDLESESLSAIYHQVQAKSEKRAKQLLGFFNDLNGSLLSIYDKMRSDSQVCIVLGNRLMSRVRIPTHVIVSELGEAMGFELEQMIPRKIPTKRMPWQNAPENVEGEKADTMHSEHIVVLHKP; the protein is encoded by the coding sequence ATGGAGCAATCTACGATCCCTGACTTTGATTCACAGGGCGGAGCAATGTCTGATGATTGGACATTTGAGAGAGCGAGTACAAACTATATGACTCATGGGCTTCATCCCTATCCAGCAAGAATGATTCCTCAAATTGCAAGAAAATTGATACTCCGGTATTCGAAATCTGGTGAAACGGTCTGGGATCCGTTTTGTGGGTCAGGAACTGTTTTAGTCGAGTCAATGCTCTTAGAGCGAAGATCTATAGGGACTGATCTGAATCCTTTTGCTATCTTTCTCTCAAAAGTCAAGACCACACCAATAGAACCCGATCTGCTGAGCATTACAAGCAGAAAGATCATCGAACAGGTCCTGTCACTAAAGCCGGGCGACATAGAAGCTCCGGTGCCACCAATGCATAATATCGACTATTGGTTTAAAAAATATGTTCAAAACGATCTCGCGCAAATATTGGCCGTCATTAACGGGATCGAAGATTCTGACCTGCGAGATTTCTTCCGCTTATGCTTTGCTTCCACTGTTCGTGATGTTTCTAATATGAAACGTGGCGAATTCAAGATCGTGCGGATGCGTAAGGAAAAGTTGGATCGTTTTCAGCCGGAGGTCGCGGCAATTTTTGCCAAGCATGTTCAACGGTGCGTCCCGTTGATGAAGTCATTTCATGCAGCACTTGCTGATAAAGAGGTCTCCACTCCTGAGATATTTGAAGTTGACAATCGTGTCGCACCTATCGCTCCTCGCTCAGTAGATCTCGTCGTGACTTCGCCCCCGTATGGTGACAGTGCAACAACGGTCGCCTATGGTCAGTACTCGAAGTATCTCGCCCTTTTGCTAGGTCTCGAACACGAAGACGTTGTTTCTGTTGACAAACGAAGTCTGGGTGGCTCAAACAAACATGATCATGCAAATGGCGATCTTGAGAGTGAGAGCCTCTCAGCGATCTATCATCAGGTGCAAGCAAAGAGTGAGAAGCGAGCAAAGCAATTATTGGGCTTTTTCAATGACCTCAACGGCTCGTTACTCTCAATCTATGATAAGATGCGTAGTGATTCACAAGTATGCATAGTCTTGGGAAACCGGTTAATGAGCAGGGTCAGAATTCCGACACATGTGATCGTCTCTGAATTAGGCGAGGCGATGGGTTTTGAGTTGGAGCAGATGATCCCTCGTAAAATTCCAACTAAACGAATGCCATGGCAAAATGCTCCAGAGAACGTTGAAGGTGAAAAAGCGGACACAATGCATAGCGAGCATATAGTCGTTCTACACAAGCCTTAG
- a CDS encoding MvaI/BcnI family restriction endonuclease: MTSIPEMTLEELVRRIEKIRDVGWIRSYRKGNTGVGHTMEGLLGLPETNVALPDWGLLEIKTTRRDSKTPITLMSKAPKLHQYKSRAEFMQAHGYWDEKRNRQALYLTLDAISENNRHWKMIVDKDNERILFSHNDEIVASQDFQSLEDKLSRKVSNLVLIIAERKREGKEEFFRYDEAYLLANADITKCIELIENGDITFDWRMHVKSDGTVRDHGPCYRMLETKMPKLFREKIRII, encoded by the coding sequence ATGACTTCGATTCCTGAAATGACACTGGAGGAACTTGTACGAAGAATTGAAAAGATCCGGGATGTTGGATGGATTCGATCGTATAGGAAGGGCAATACCGGAGTTGGTCACACAATGGAAGGGCTTCTTGGCCTTCCGGAGACAAATGTGGCCCTACCCGATTGGGGACTACTGGAGATCAAGACAACACGACGCGATTCTAAGACACCAATCACACTTATGTCAAAGGCCCCGAAGTTGCATCAGTACAAGAGCCGGGCCGAGTTCATGCAAGCCCATGGATACTGGGATGAGAAACGGAATAGACAAGCACTATACCTTACACTAGATGCTATCAGCGAGAATAACCGTCATTGGAAGATGATAGTTGATAAGGACAACGAGAGAATTCTGTTCTCACATAACGATGAGATCGTTGCCTCCCAAGACTTTCAGTCACTAGAAGACAAACTGTCGAGGAAAGTCTCAAACTTGGTCTTGATAATTGCGGAGAGGAAACGAGAGGGGAAAGAAGAATTCTTTCGATATGATGAAGCATATCTACTTGCCAACGCGGACATCACGAAGTGTATTGAACTCATAGAGAATGGCGATATTACATTTGATTGGCGAATGCATGTAAAAAGCGATGGCACCGTCAGAGATCACGGCCCGTGTTACCGAATGCTTGAGACCAAGATGCCAAAATTGTTCAGAGAAAAGATAAGGATCATCTAA